The Thermoanaerobaculia bacterium region GTGCAGGAAGACCGCCTCCATCGGCTCTACCAGCGCCTGTTCCAGCCGCTCCTCGCGAGCCGTCCGCGCCGCTTCGCCCTGCTCGGCGGCGTCGTGGTGCTGCTCGCCGCCTCGATGGCCCTCTTCCCGCTGCGCATCGCGGCGGTGAAGATGCTGCCGCACGACAACAAGAGCGAGCTCCAGGTGGTGGTCGACATGCCCGAGGGGACGACGCTCGAGCACACCGCGACGGTGGCACGCGAGCTCGCGCTCGCCCTGCGCGACCTGCCGGAGGTGACCGACATCGAGACCTACGTCGGGACCTCGGCGCCGTTCAACTTCAACGGCCTGGTGCGGCACTACTTCCTGCGCGCAGGGCCCCTGGTCGCCGACCTGCAGGTGAATCTGCTGCCCAAGCACGACCGCGCGACCGCCAGCCATCCGTTCGCCAAGACCTTGCGCCCTCTCATCGCGCCGATCGCCGAGCGCCACGGCGCCAACGTCAAGGTCACGGAAGTACCGCCGGGACCGCCGGTGCTCTCGACCCTGGTGGCCGAGATCTATGCGCCGACCGCGGAAGAGCGCCTCGACCTCGCCGGGCAGGTGAAAGCGATTTTCGAGAGCACCGCGGGCGTCGTCGACGTCGACTGGTTCGTCGAAGGCCCCGGCCCGCGGCTCGATTTCGAGGTCGACCGCGAAAAGGCGTCGCGCGCCGGCGTCTCGCCGGAGGCGATCGCCCGGACGCTTCGGGTCGCTCTCGCCGGCGCCGACGCGGCGCACCTCGCCGACCCGCGCTCGCGCGAGCCCGTGCCGGTCGTGCTGCGCCTCGAACCCGCCCAGCGCTCCGGCGCGAACGAGCTGCTGGCGGTGAAGGTCCACGGAGCCGGCGGCGCGCTGGTGCCCCTCTCCGAGCTCGTGCGCCCGGTCACCACGACGCGCAGCCCGTTCATCTACCACAAGAACCTGCGCCCGGTGACCTACGTCGTCGGCGACGTGGCGGGGGCTTCGGAGTCGCCGGTCTACGCGCTGCTCGACATGAAGGAGAAGATCGCCGCCGTGCGCGACGCCTCCGGCAGGCCGATGGAGGTGCTCTTCGCCGGGCGCCCGGCCGACAGCACGCGCTCGACCCTGATCTGGGACGGCGAGTGGCAGGTGACCCACGACGTCTTCCTCGACATGGGGATCGCCTTCGCCGTCGTGATGATCCTCATCTACCTGCTGGTGGTGGGCTGGTTCGGCTCGTTCGTCACGCCGCTCATCATCATGGCGCCGATCCCTCTGACCCTCATCGGCATCATTCCGGCGCACGCCCTGGGAGGGGTCTTCTTCACCGCCACCTCGATGATCGGCGCGATCGCGCTCGCCGGCATCATCGTGCGCAACTCGATCCTGCTGGTGGACTTCATCAACCTCGAGCTCAAGACCGGCCGCTCACTCGAGAGCGCGGTCATCCAGGCTGCCGCGGTCCGCTTCCGGCCGATCGCCCTCACCGCGGCCGCGCTGGTCGTGGGCGGCATCGTGATCCTGCTCGACCCGATCTTCCAGGGGCTCGCGGTCGCCCTCATCTCCGGCGTCGTCGTCTCGACCGCGCTCACCCTGGTGCTGGTGCCGCTGCTCTACTGGATGTACGTCGACACCGTGGGTGTCGGCGCCGTCGTCGATCTACCCTCCACGGAGACCCACTCATGAACGTCAACGAAGCGCTGCGCCTGATCGCCGGATTCTTCATCCTCCTCTCGGTCGCCCTCGGCTGGTTCGTCCACCCGAACTTCTACCTGTTCACCGCCTTCGTCGGTCTGAACCTCCTGCAGTCGGCCTTCACGAGGTGGTGCCCGATGATGGCCATCCTGCGCAAGGCGGGCGTGAAGGAGTCGTGAGGCTGCCCGGCGGCGCGCTGGAGAAGAGATGAGACCCGAGCCGACGGACGACTTCTACGAGCGCATCGCCGAACGCTTGAAGGCGCTCGCCGAACCGACGCGCCTGAAGATCCTGCACGCGCTCGAAGACCAGGAGCTCTGCGTCTCGGATATCCTGGCGGTGGTCGGCGGCAGCCAGGCGAACGTCTCGAAGCACCTTTCCAAGATGCGGGCGAGCGGCGTGCTGGCGTCCCGCCGCGAAGGAACCAGCATTTTCTACCGGGTCGTCGATCCGGCTGCCTTCACCATCTGCCGCACGGTCTGTGACGCCCTCGAGCAGCGCGCGGCATCCGAACATCAACTGCTCCGAAGCGTCGCCCAGGCGGCGCGAAAGGCCACGCCATGAAAGATGTCCTGATCTTCGCCGGCTTCGTCCTCTTCTGGTGGGTGCTCCAGACCAAGATCCTGCCGCGCTTCGGGGTCCCCACCTGAGCGGTGCCCAACCCGGCCGTGCGCCGGGCAGGCACTGAACCGAAAAACTGCTCCACCCCGCCCGACGACGAGCCGCCGGCCCAACTCCCGCCCGCGAGCTGAACGCGGGTCAACGCCGTTCAGGGAATGGAGAGACTCCACCGCGACAGGTCCGCGGACTCGAAGCCGTCGCTCCACGGCAGGTCGGGCAAGAACGTGAAGGCCCCAGGCAGGCTGGCGACCTGGGCATCCGGGTTGGCGACCGCGACGGCGACGGCACCGGCAGCATGAACCGGTGTCATCGCGGAGATGGAGGTGGAGCTGACGAAGGTCACCGACGTCGCCGGGAGGCCTCCGAACTCGACCGTCGCGCCGTCGACGAAGTTCGTGCCGGTCAGAACGACCAGCGTACCTCCCCACTCGCTCCCGCTGGCCGGCAGAACCGACCCCAGCGAGGGCGCCAGGGCGGGCGTGATCGTGAAGTTCATGTTGGAGACGTCGAAGAAGATGTTGCCGACACAGGCGACGCGCACCCGCGCCTGCGTCGTCGCCAGGTTGGGGACGACGACCGTCTCGGAGCCGTCGTTCGCGGTCGCGGCCGCGAGGACGTTCGCGAGACTCTGCCCGCCGTCGATCGAGAGCTCGATCGCGACTTCGCCGCAGGCGATCGGCGCGGCGTCGGTTCCGGCGACGTTCCAGGTCACCGTCTGAACGCTGTTCCCGGCCCAGCTCAGGGCGGTATCGGGCTGGGTAACCCGGAACGGCCCCGCCGTCGCGTGGACCGTCACCATCGTCGAGTCCCAGTCGACGCCACCCCCGCCGGCGCGGTTGTCCCGCGCCGTCAGGCGGAAGGTCATCGTGCGATTGCGCGTCGACATCGACTCGCCGAGCGTTTCGACATTGGCCAGGATGTCGGAGAGACGCGGGAAGGTCCGGCTCGGTGCGGCGAGCGGCACGAACGAGCGGAAGATCGGCCGCACCGCGGCGGCGTCGGTATTGGGCGGTGAGGCGGTGCCGAGATCGAACTCCTCCCACATATAGGTCGGGGTGTCGCCATCGTCATCGGTCGCCCCACCGGTGAGGGTGAACGGCGTCTGTTTCGGAACGGTGAACGCCGCGCCGGCCTCGGCGACCGGTGGCGTGTTGCCGGTGGCCGAGCTCGCGGCACAGGAGTTCCCGGTCGCGCCGGTCGAAAAGGCGACGATCTGGTCGAAGCTCCGGCTGTGGAACGTGTCGTCGCTGTGCGGCTGCAGATCCTCGGCGCCGCAGATGCCGGCGTAGGCCATGATCGTCGATCCGCTGCCCGGCTCGTAGGCCGAGGAGGCGCTCCGGTTGCCGCCGCCACAGTTGCTGGTCGTGCCGTTGAAGGTGTGGGCGCCGCCGAACTGATGCCCCATCTCGTGGGCGACGTAGTCGACGTCGAAGCCGTCGCCGACCGGATTCGAGCTGCCGGTGACACCCCGCGCCTTGCTGGCGGTGCACGGCACCTGGAGAGCGGCGACACCCCCGCCGCCGGTCGAGAAGACGTGGCCGATATCGTAGTTGGCGCTGCCGATGACGGTGTTGAGGTTGGTCTGGTTCTCACCCAGCATCGTCGAGCCGCTGTTGTTGGTGTAGGGGTCGGTGGTGCCGTTGGTGTAGACAATCAGATTGTTATTGGCGACCAGCACCATGCGGACCGCCACCTCACGCTCGTAGATGGCGTTCACCCGGTTCATCGAGACCACCATGGCATTCAGCGCGCAGGCGACCGCCGCCGGGTTCGGCGCGCAGACCGCCGTCGAATACTCGCCGGTCGCCGCCAACGCCAGGCGATAGGTGCGCAGGGTACCGCCGGAGGCGACGACCGCTGATGGCGGGGCGGGGCGCTCGACTTCCAACGAGCTCGCCTGTCGACCCTCCTCCCGGACCTCACAAACGAAAGGGGCTCCTGGAGCGCGGCGCCCCTCGCTCTTGAAGAAGGAGAGGGCGACCTGCCCCTCCCCGCGACGATAGGGATCGATGTAGATCGTGCCCTCGGTCGCGAGCACCATGGCGTGGAACCCAAGGGGGGTGAAACTCAGGCGCCCGCCAGCCGTCGGGTCGTCCGCGCCCTGAACCGTGAAAGTCCGGAGCTCTGGATAGCGCGCCGCGAGCTCCGGTTCGAGGACCGGGGACTCCTCCACCCGAAAGAGCCGGTCGCTGCCGTCCGGGTAGGGCAGGGCGACGAGGAGCGGCGCGGTGAGCGCCGCGGACGACCCCTCCGCCGGCGCGAGTGCCAGGAGGTCTTCGAGCTCGCCCAGGTCGACCGCGAGCGCACGGAAGCTCCGCGGCAGGGGGGCCTCCGCGACTCCGCGCGGTGCGAGAGCGGCGAACGACGCCGGGGAGAGATCGCGAAAGGGGCCTTGCGCGGCGGCCAGGCCGGGCAGGCTGGTCACGAAGGGAAGGACGAGAGCGAGGGTGGGGAGAAGCCGAGTGACGGCAGCGCGCATCGGATGTCTCACGTTCTCTGGATGCGCGCCGCCGAACGTCCACGCCGGCGCGGGCCCTCCAGAATCCCAGAGTATCAGGCACCAACCGTCGCCGCTTGCCCGGCCTCTCGAGTTCCCCTATCCTTGCTGCAGCCGTTTCACCGGCACTCGGCTGCTCCGCCCGCGCGGGGGCCGTTCCACCGCGCAGGTTCCGGGTCCGCATCCACGCCGGACTGGAGAGTCCTCATGCGCACCGAGTCCTTGCTCCCTGCAATCCTCGCGATCGCCCTGGCGGCACCCGCCGCCGCACAGACGGGCCTGCAGATGCAACCGGCGGGAGGAGAGACAGCGAACCCTGCGGCCCCCGGCCTGGAGCGCTTCGAGACCGAGGCCGCTGCCATCATCCAGTACGACGACGGCGAGCCCGACACCTACAGCTCCGGCTCGAGCTCGTTCGGGCAGCTGGAGTTGATGATGCGCTTCGACGACATCGGCGGGACCGACGTCACGCTCGGGGGCGTGGACGTCTGCCTGCGTCAGACCGGCAGTGACCCGAAGATCCGCTTCGAGGTGATCGTGTGGACAGCGGACGGCCCTGGCGGTGCCCCCGGGCACGAGCTCGCGCGCTACGCCGCCGTGGCGGAGGGCGTCACGGCAACGCCGGGCTTCCACAGCACCAGCTTCAGCTACCCGCTCACCAGCCCCTCGACGGTCTATATCGGGGTGCGCTACAACCCCGTCGTCGACCCCAGCTTCTCCTTCTGCGTGGACCTCGACGGCGCCACGGTGCACCCGGCCTTCTATCGCTACAACGAGGCCGGCGCGTGGGCGAGCCTGCCGGCCGTATTGCCTTCCTACAAGGCCCTCATGGTCCGCGCCTACATCTCCACTCCCGGCGTCTTCCTCGAGTCGCTTCTGCTGCCCTCGTTTCTGATCGACACCCTCAGCCCTGGCGGCACGACCACGCTCTACGCCGTGCGCAATCTGTCCAACGCACCGGTGAACGCCGACGTCGAGTATTTCGACGTTCTCGGAACCAGCCTCCTCAGCGGCACGATCTCTCTCGACCCGGACGAAACCTACACCGCCAACCTCCGCGACGTCGCCGGTCTGCCGGCCGATCCCGATGGCTACGCCCGCGGCTACGTCGAGATCTCGACCGCGGGGGATCCGCACCAGGTGCCGGTCCTCGCCGGGGACTTCTTCCAGGTGGATGTCGCCGACAACTTCGCCACCGGCGACAAGCTGGTGCGGCGCTCGACCGACCTGTGCACCCGGAGCTCGATCCGCTTCCTCACCTTCCCCTTCTCCGGCAGCAGAACGCGCCTGGGACTCTGGATCGCCAATCCACGCGGCGTGGGCGCCGCGGATCCGGCCTCATTCACCGTGCAGGCCTTCGACGAGGCCGGCAACCCCCACGGTCCTCTGATCGGAATCCTCACCGATCAGCACTCTCTCGAGCTCGAGGCCTCCGACTTCGCAGGCGGGCTCTCCTTCGGCTCCCTGCACTTCAACTTCACCAACAGCAGTGGCGGCGTGGCCTACTCCGAGGCGCAGGCTGGCGGCCGCTTCTCGGTGGGCATGACCGGCCAGTGCCACGAGGCCCCCTGATCCGGTCCCGGCGCGCCGCGGCCTGGACCGGCGCGCCGACTCCATGCCCGCCGGTCTTCATGAGCCGGCGGGAGACGACCGCCCGCGCGCAGCGAAACCCGGGCGTCAATCCTTGTAAGGGTCGAGCTCGTCCGCGCCCGCCATGACGACGGCGAGCGGGCGGAGCCGGTGCAGGATCTCGATGCCCGGTTGCTGCGCCAGCACCTCGTCGAGCCGGCGATAGGCGAATGGGCTCTCGTCGGGCCCTGCGCCGCGCAGAACGACTCCCGATTCGCGCACTGCGGTGCGCAGCATCTCGTCCGAGACTTTGCCCGGTCGCACGGCCTTGCCGTCGGCACCGCGCACCAGGGTGCCGGCTCTCGGTCCGAAGCGGTGGCGCCTGCCGGCGGCCTCCGAACGCGACATGACGCGCCCTGCGCCGTGCACCGTCGAGTACATCGCCGCGCGCTGCGCGTCCGCGGCGCCGCCGGTTTCGCCGACGCCGCAGAGGATCACCGAGGTACCGGTCATCGAAGCGCCAACGAAACCGGGTTGACCGGGGAACGCCGGCGTCGCGCCCTTCCGGACCACGATCAGCTCTTCACCGAAGTGTCGCTCGCGCCAGGCGAAGTTGTGGTGGTTGTGGACCGTCTCGACGATCTCGCCGCCGACGATCTGCGCCGCCACCTTGCGGCAGACCCACTCGCGGCCGGCGTAAGCGTAGCGGCCCGCGAGCTCCATCAGGCGCCAGTAGCGCTCCCCCGCATCGCTCGCCAGGTCGAACAGCGCCTCCGTTTCGGGCACCCGCTCCCCCCAGGACCTGCCCTTCCCGATCGCCATGAAGCCCGACGCGACGGTGTGGCCGAAGCCGCGCGAGCCGAAATGCACGCCGACCCAGACCCGCTCCTCCTCGTCGGCGAAGAGGTCCACGTAGTGGTTGCCGGAACCGACCGTGCCCAGCTGATCGCGTGCCAGCTGGCGCAGTCGTTCGCGCTCGGGGAGGCCGGCGGGCACCGCGCTCCAGGCCGCATCCTCGAAGAGCGGGTGGTCGTCCGGAGCGTCGTTCGCGTCGTTGGTCCGGCCGATGCCGAACGAGATCTCGCGCTGGATCCGGTCCGCGAGCAGCTCGAGCCGCTCCCGGGGCAGATCGCCCGCGACAAGATCGGTGCGTACGGCGCAGTTGCCGCAGGCGATGTCGAAACCGACGCCGGCGACGGAAACCCGATGCCGATAGGCCGCCACGCCTCCCACCGGCATGATGTAGCCGAGATGCCCGTCGGCCATGAGCGCCACGCGCTCGGCGCGCCGCGCAACGTCGGCGAGCTGGGCGAGAGTGTTCGGTTCGTGGCTGCCGAGGACGAGCACGGCCGGCATTGTGCCCCATCCGGCTCGGAAGCGGGAGCCGGAACCCCAGCTTAGCCGGCCGCCTCGCGCATCTCGCGGGCGAACGCCAGGAAGG contains the following coding sequences:
- a CDS encoding DUF2892 domain-containing protein, with protein sequence MNVNEALRLIAGFFILLSVALGWFVHPNFYLFTAFVGLNLLQSAFTRWCPMMAILRKAGVKES
- a CDS encoding efflux RND transporter permease subunit, encoding MNGTQSQAGPGFAGRVAAAFLDSKLTPLLVIASLLLGGFAVLVTPREEEPQIKVPMVDVFLQLPGASADEVERRLVSPLEKALFEIPGVEFVYSTSQPSGGMLIVRYKVGTDPDRAALAVHTKLAEQAGGLPPGAAPPLVVPRGIDDVPVVGYTLWSTTASPLELRQVAQELRSELVRHPQVAQVTVLGGVRRAVTVRFDRERLAAHQVSILQVHQALAGLDWKLPAGSFSAGNVETEVEVGALFHSADEVGAAVVAVYDGRPVYLRDVAAVTDGADEPAQYVWMTGGAAGATKGLPAGLDTPAVTLAVAKKPGTNAVDLVTELDALMARLRGPVLPGNIEVTKTRDYGATADEKSSELMKHLGLATISVVLLMAVALGRREAVVVAVAVPVTLALTLASSYLFGYTLNRVTLFALIFAIGILVDDAIVVVENIHRHYQLGWTNPRHATIHATDEVGNPTILATFTVIGALLPLAFVSGLMGPYMRPIPINASAAMLFSLIVAFVVSPWLTYRLFKKHATELAERKLAQAGELPDTLALETVQEDRLHRLYQRLFQPLLASRPRRFALLGGVVVLLAASMALFPLRIAAVKMLPHDNKSELQVVVDMPEGTTLEHTATVARELALALRDLPEVTDIETYVGTSAPFNFNGLVRHYFLRAGPLVADLQVNLLPKHDRATASHPFAKTLRPLIAPIAERHGANVKVTEVPPGPPVLSTLVAEIYAPTAEERLDLAGQVKAIFESTAGVVDVDWFVEGPGPRLDFEVDREKASRAGVSPEAIARTLRVALAGADAAHLADPRSREPVPVVLRLEPAQRSGANELLAVKVHGAGGALVPLSELVRPVTTTRSPFIYHKNLRPVTYVVGDVAGASESPVYALLDMKEKIAAVRDASGRPMEVLFAGRPADSTRSTLIWDGEWQVTHDVFLDMGIAFAVVMILIYLLVVGWFGSFVTPLIIMAPIPLTLIGIIPAHALGGVFFTATSMIGAIALAGIIVRNSILLVDFINLELKTGRSLESAVIQAAAVRFRPIALTAAALVVGGIVILLDPIFQGLAVALISGVVVSTALTLVLVPLLYWMYVDTVGVGAVVDLPSTETHS
- a CDS encoding RtcB family protein, whose protein sequence is MPAVLVLGSHEPNTLAQLADVARRAERVALMADGHLGYIMPVGGVAAYRHRVSVAGVGFDIACGNCAVRTDLVAGDLPRERLELLADRIQREISFGIGRTNDANDAPDDHPLFEDAAWSAVPAGLPERERLRQLARDQLGTVGSGNHYVDLFADEEERVWVGVHFGSRGFGHTVASGFMAIGKGRSWGERVPETEALFDLASDAGERYWRLMELAGRYAYAGREWVCRKVAAQIVGGEIVETVHNHHNFAWRERHFGEELIVVRKGATPAFPGQPGFVGASMTGTSVILCGVGETGGAADAQRAAMYSTVHGAGRVMSRSEAAGRRHRFGPRAGTLVRGADGKAVRPGKVSDEMLRTAVRESGVVLRGAGPDESPFAYRRLDEVLAQQPGIEILHRLRPLAVVMAGADELDPYKD
- a CDS encoding winged helix-turn-helix transcriptional regulator → MRPEPTDDFYERIAERLKALAEPTRLKILHALEDQELCVSDILAVVGGSQANVSKHLSKMRASGVLASRREGTSIFYRVVDPAAFTICRTVCDALEQRAASEHQLLRSVAQAARKATP
- a CDS encoding IPT/TIG domain-containing protein, yielding MRAAVTRLLPTLALVLPFVTSLPGLAAAQGPFRDLSPASFAALAPRGVAEAPLPRSFRALAVDLGELEDLLALAPAEGSSAALTAPLLVALPYPDGSDRLFRVEESPVLEPELAARYPELRTFTVQGADDPTAGGRLSFTPLGFHAMVLATEGTIYIDPYRRGEGQVALSFFKSEGRRAPGAPFVCEVREEGRQASSLEVERPAPPSAVVASGGTLRTYRLALAATGEYSTAVCAPNPAAVACALNAMVVSMNRVNAIYEREVAVRMVLVANNNLIVYTNGTTDPYTNNSGSTMLGENQTNLNTVIGSANYDIGHVFSTGGGGVAALQVPCTASKARGVTGSSNPVGDGFDVDYVAHEMGHQFGGAHTFNGTTSNCGGGNRSASSAYEPGSGSTIMAYAGICGAEDLQPHSDDTFHSRSFDQIVAFSTGATGNSCAASSATGNTPPVAEAGAAFTVPKQTPFTLTGGATDDDGDTPTYMWEEFDLGTASPPNTDAAAVRPIFRSFVPLAAPSRTFPRLSDILANVETLGESMSTRNRTMTFRLTARDNRAGGGGVDWDSTMVTVHATAGPFRVTQPDTALSWAGNSVQTVTWNVAGTDAAPIACGEVAIELSIDGGQSLANVLAAATANDGSETVVVPNLATTQARVRVACVGNIFFDVSNMNFTITPALAPSLGSVLPASGSEWGGTLVVLTGTNFVDGATVEFGGLPATSVTFVSSTSISAMTPVHAAGAVAVAVANPDAQVASLPGAFTFLPDLPWSDGFESADLSRWSLSIP